One genomic segment of Vagococcus intermedius includes these proteins:
- a CDS encoding ABC transporter ATP-binding protein, giving the protein MSGRRGGPALGKKADKAKNFWGTTRRLLKYMSKRAYAILLVFILAIASTIFQIRTPKVLGKATTEIAKGIGEGIGQMKAGIKIDSFPIDFDKIGQILLIVIGMYAISAVFNFLQQFIMTRVSQRTVYQMRKDLKGKMNQVPINYYDTHSNGDIMSRAINDMDNISSTLQQSLTQLVTSMVAIVGITIMMFSINWQLTLVALATVPLSLIVVMFVAPKSQRHFAAQQKSLGLLNNQTEETYSGHNVIKSFNYEEKAIEVFEEQNEKLYDAGRRAQFISAMIMPMMNFIKNLGYVFIAVLGGIKVANGRMDLGDVQAFLQYTNQFSQPITQMANLMNTIQSTVASAERVFEVLDQAEMSDEKSGLPKIKTDKKIIFDNVQFGYDDSELLMTGFDLEVNEGEMIAIVGPTGAGKTTLINLLERFYDVSGGSLKLDGQDIRDMSREELRSHFSIVLQDSWLFTGTVYDNIHYGNAEATDDQIMMAAKAAHVDEFVRRLPDGYDTILNEDASNISQGQRQLITIARAFLANPEILILDEATSSVDTRTEKLIQKAMGRLLDGRTSFVVAHRLSTIQDADKIIVMHNGEIMEIGNHEELLSKDGFYADLYNSQFSENVEL; this is encoded by the coding sequence ATGAGTGGCAGAAGAGGTGGCCCAGCACTAGGAAAAAAAGCAGATAAAGCAAAAAATTTCTGGGGAACAACACGTCGATTATTAAAATACATGTCTAAACGTGCTTATGCAATTTTATTAGTCTTTATTTTAGCAATCGCGTCAACTATTTTCCAAATACGGACTCCTAAGGTTTTAGGTAAGGCAACAACTGAAATTGCTAAAGGGATTGGCGAAGGAATAGGCCAAATGAAGGCTGGAATTAAAATAGATAGTTTTCCGATTGATTTTGATAAAATTGGTCAAATTTTATTAATAGTGATTGGCATGTATGCTATATCAGCAGTTTTTAATTTTTTACAACAATTTATTATGACAAGAGTGTCTCAACGAACTGTTTATCAAATGCGTAAAGATTTAAAAGGGAAGATGAATCAAGTTCCGATTAATTATTATGATACCCATTCTAATGGTGATATTATGTCACGTGCTATTAATGATATGGATAATATTTCAAGCACGTTGCAACAAAGTTTAACTCAACTTGTGACAAGTATGGTTGCGATTGTTGGGATTACGATTATGATGTTTTCTATCAATTGGCAGTTAACTTTAGTAGCTTTAGCAACAGTGCCTTTAAGTTTGATTGTGGTCATGTTTGTGGCACCTAAATCACAAAGACATTTCGCTGCACAACAAAAAAGTTTGGGGTTATTAAACAATCAAACTGAAGAAACCTATAGTGGACACAATGTTATTAAAAGTTTTAATTATGAAGAAAAAGCGATTGAAGTATTTGAAGAACAAAATGAAAAATTATATGATGCTGGTCGACGTGCCCAATTTATTTCAGCCATGATTATGCCGATGATGAATTTTATTAAAAATTTAGGTTATGTTTTTATTGCCGTATTAGGTGGAATAAAAGTAGCTAATGGTCGGATGGATCTAGGGGATGTTCAGGCTTTCCTACAATATACTAACCAATTTTCACAGCCTATCACACAAATGGCTAACTTGATGAATACGATTCAATCAACAGTGGCATCGGCTGAACGTGTCTTTGAGGTGTTAGATCAAGCTGAAATGTCTGACGAAAAATCAGGTTTACCAAAAATTAAGACAGATAAGAAAATCATTTTTGATAATGTTCAATTTGGCTATGATGACTCAGAGTTACTGATGACAGGCTTTGATTTAGAAGTGAATGAAGGCGAAATGATTGCGATTGTTGGACCAACTGGTGCCGGTAAAACAACGCTAATTAATCTATTAGAACGGTTCTATGATGTTAGTGGTGGCTCACTAAAATTAGATGGTCAAGATATTCGAGATATGAGTCGTGAAGAATTACGTTCACATTTCTCTATTGTCTTACAAGATAGTTGGTTATTTACAGGAACTGTTTATGATAACATTCACTATGGTAATGCTGAGGCAACGGATGACCAAATCATGATGGCAGCTAAAGCAGCTCACGTTGATGAATTTGTTCGTCGCTTACCAGATGGATATGACACTATTTTAAATGAAGATGCGAGTAATATTTCACAAGGACAACGCCAATTGATTACCATTGCACGTGCTTTCTTGGCTAACCCTGAGATTCTAATCCTTGATGAGGCAACGTCTAGTGTTGATACTCGTACTGAAAAATTAATTCAAAAAGCGATGGGACGATTACTCGATGGACGAACTAGTTTTGTAGTAGCACACCGTCTTTCTACAATCCAAGATGCAGACAAAATTATTGTGATGCATAATGGTGAAATAATGGAAATAGGAAATCATGAAGAGCTGTTATCTAAAGATGGTTTTTATGCAGATTTATATAATAGTCAATTCTCTGAAAATGTCGAACTTTAA